Proteins from one Caulobacter sp. 73W genomic window:
- the abc-f gene encoding ribosomal protection-like ABC-F family protein — translation MIRLDNISKQNGHQILFIEASMGIQKGEKVGLVGPNGAGKTTLFRMITGQEQPDDGLVSIDPGMRIGYFSQDVGEMSGQSAVAAVMDGVGPVSALAAEMATLEAAMVDPDQADQLDAVMERYGEVMERFQELDGYALEARAREVLAGLSFSQERMDGDVGLLSGGWKMRVALARILLMRPDGMLLDEPSNHLDLESLIWLESFLKDYDGALLMTSHDRAFMNRIIGKVVEIDAGTLTSYSGDLDFYDQQRALTEKQRQAQYERQQAMLAKEIKFIEKFKARASHAAQVQSRVKKLDKIERVEAPRRRQTVQFEFQSPPRSGEDVLNLQDVHKGYGTQSIYAGLDFKVRRKERWCVLGANGAGKSTLLKLVAGDTKPDQGTVTVGASVRMGYFAQHSMDLLDGEETIFESLESSFPQAGQGSLRTLAGCFGFSGDDVEKPCRVLSGGEKARLVMAKMLFDPPNLLVLDEPTNHLDMATKEMLVAALADFEGTMLFVSHDRHFLAALSNRVLELTPEGIHQYGGGYTEYVTRTGQEAPGLHPGG, via the coding sequence ATGATCCGCCTCGACAATATCTCCAAGCAGAACGGCCACCAGATCCTGTTCATCGAAGCTTCGATGGGCATCCAGAAGGGTGAAAAGGTGGGGCTCGTCGGCCCCAACGGCGCCGGCAAGACCACGCTGTTCCGCATGATCACCGGTCAGGAGCAGCCCGACGACGGTCTGGTCTCGATCGATCCGGGCATGAGGATCGGCTACTTCAGCCAGGATGTCGGCGAGATGTCGGGGCAGAGCGCGGTCGCCGCGGTGATGGACGGCGTCGGCCCCGTCAGCGCGCTGGCCGCCGAGATGGCCACGCTCGAGGCCGCCATGGTCGATCCTGATCAGGCGGACCAGCTGGACGCCGTCATGGAACGCTACGGCGAGGTGATGGAGCGATTCCAGGAGCTGGACGGCTACGCGCTGGAAGCGCGCGCGCGCGAGGTGCTGGCTGGCCTGAGCTTCAGCCAGGAGCGCATGGACGGCGACGTCGGTTTGCTGTCCGGCGGCTGGAAGATGCGCGTGGCCCTGGCCCGCATCCTGCTGATGCGTCCCGACGGCATGCTGCTCGACGAACCGAGCAACCACCTCGACCTGGAGAGCCTGATCTGGCTGGAGTCCTTCCTGAAGGACTACGACGGCGCGCTGCTGATGACCTCGCACGACCGCGCCTTCATGAACCGCATCATCGGCAAGGTGGTGGAGATCGACGCGGGAACGTTGACTAGCTATTCCGGCGATCTGGACTTCTACGACCAGCAGCGCGCGCTCACCGAGAAGCAGCGCCAGGCGCAGTACGAGCGCCAGCAGGCCATGCTGGCCAAGGAAATCAAGTTCATCGAAAAGTTCAAGGCGCGCGCCTCGCACGCCGCCCAGGTCCAAAGCCGGGTGAAGAAGCTCGACAAGATCGAACGCGTGGAGGCGCCGCGCCGTCGCCAGACGGTCCAGTTCGAATTCCAGAGCCCGCCCCGGTCGGGCGAGGATGTGCTGAACCTGCAGGACGTCCATAAGGGCTATGGGACGCAGTCGATCTATGCGGGCCTGGACTTCAAGGTCCGCCGCAAGGAGCGCTGGTGCGTCCTGGGCGCCAACGGCGCCGGCAAGTCCACCCTGCTGAAGCTGGTGGCCGGCGACACCAAGCCCGACCAAGGCACGGTGACGGTCGGGGCCAGCGTCCGGATGGGCTACTTCGCACAGCACTCCATGGATCTGCTGGACGGCGAAGAGACGATCTTCGAGTCCCTGGAAAGCTCGTTCCCGCAGGCGGGGCAGGGGAGCTTGCGCACCCTGGCGGGTTGCTTCGGCTTCTCCGGCGACGATGTCGAAAAGCCCTGCCGCGTCCTGTCGGGCGGCGAGAAGGCCCGCCTGGTCATGGCCAAGATGCTGTTCGATCCGCCGAACCTGCTGGTGCTCGACGAGCCTACCAACCATTTGGACATGGCCACCAAGGAGATGCTGGTCGCGGCCCTAGCGGACTTCGAGGGCACCATGCTGTTCGTCTCGCACGATCGCCACTTCCTGGCGGCCCTGTCGAACCGCGTGCTCGAACTGACGCCCGAGGGCATCCATCAGTACGGCGGCGGCTATACCGAATACGTCACCCGCACGGGCCAGGAAGCGCCGGGTCTGCATCCGGGCGGGTAG
- the cobS gene encoding adenosylcobinamide-GDP ribazoletransferase, whose product MLRRQVELFFCAVQFLTRLPTPALPRFEPEWTTRSAHWFPLVGQLVGGMSALVLLGAAHLWNSWIAALLAVGGGVLVTGAFHEDGLADTADGLGCGQTPERRLQIMKDSRVGTYGVIALVLILGLKIAALASLAPALAALGLLAAHGAGRAAAVGVMRLSPYAGDALAAKWTPVPDGVRWGEVTMALLIAAWPLVLLPSLNVALGLAIGGVLALAIVLLARRLIGGHTGDVLGAVEQVFELGFLLGLAAAL is encoded by the coding sequence ATGCTGCGCCGGCAGGTCGAGCTGTTCTTCTGCGCGGTGCAGTTCTTGACCCGCCTGCCGACGCCCGCCCTGCCGCGCTTCGAGCCCGAATGGACCACCCGCAGCGCCCACTGGTTTCCCCTGGTGGGCCAACTGGTCGGGGGGATGTCGGCCCTGGTCCTGCTGGGCGCGGCCCATCTGTGGAACAGCTGGATCGCGGCCCTGCTGGCGGTCGGTGGGGGCGTCCTGGTCACCGGCGCCTTCCATGAGGACGGCCTGGCCGATACCGCCGACGGCCTGGGCTGCGGCCAGACGCCGGAGCGTCGGCTGCAGATCATGAAGGACAGCCGAGTCGGGACCTACGGCGTCATCGCCCTGGTCCTCATCCTCGGCCTGAAGATCGCCGCCTTGGCCTCGCTGGCTCCAGCTCTCGCGGCTCTGGGCCTGCTCGCCGCGCATGGCGCGGGACGGGCGGCGGCGGTCGGGGTCATGCGCCTGTCGCCCTATGCCGGCGACGCCCTGGCCGCCAAGTGGACGCCGGTCCCCGACGGCGTGCGCTGGGGCGAAGTGACGATGGCGCTGCTCATCGCCGCCTGGCCGCTGGTCCTGTTGCCGTCCTTGAATGTCGCCCTCGGCCTGGCGATCGGCGGCGTCCTCGCCCTGGCCATCGTCCTGCTGGCCCGACGCCTGATCGGCGGCCATACCGGCGACGTCCTTGGCGCGGTGGAGCAGGTGTTCGAACTGGGCTTCCTGCTGGGCCTCGCCGCCGCTCTCTAG
- a CDS encoding GatB/YqeY domain-containing protein has product MALLDELKADQLAARKQNDRLKADVLTTLIGEATQITTEEFKRGVTQVTDEKVVATVAKFLKNTKLTLENLATERARLIETGGDASKVDERTKAAETELAILSSYGPKQMTEAQLREAIDDFKAKNPGANVGMIMAHLKTSFAGQYDGKAASAFAEG; this is encoded by the coding sequence ATGGCTTTGCTCGACGAGCTCAAGGCGGACCAACTGGCGGCGCGCAAGCAGAACGACCGTCTGAAGGCCGACGTGCTGACTACATTGATCGGCGAAGCGACGCAGATCACGACCGAGGAATTCAAGCGCGGCGTGACGCAAGTCACTGACGAAAAGGTCGTCGCGACTGTCGCCAAGTTCCTGAAGAACACGAAGCTGACGCTGGAGAACCTCGCGACCGAACGCGCGCGTCTGATCGAAACAGGCGGCGACGCATCGAAAGTGGACGAGCGGACGAAGGCGGCTGAAACCGAACTGGCGATCCTGTCCTCGTACGGCCCCAAGCAGATGACGGAAGCGCAACTGCGAGAGGCCATCGACGACTTCAAGGCCAAGAACCCCGGCGCCAACGTCGGGATGATCATGGCCCACCTGAAGACCAGCTTCGCCGGTCAGTATGACGGCAAGGCTGCCAGCGCCTTTGCCGAGGGTTAG
- a CDS encoding ABC transporter ATP-binding protein — MTPELGFSDIHVRLGDKPVLEGVSADLRPGEVTAIVGPNGAGKSTLLACLAGLRRPDQGLARLNGVGVLEVSARERGRRIGFLPQSPEVAWAVEARTLVGLGRIPFAGSWGLTAEDEAAVTRAMTKADVTRFAARTVTTLSGGELARVLIARALAGEPQWLLADEPLAGLDPGHQLDAAALFRALADEGKGVVVTLHDLPMAMKLADRVIVLADGRILADGPPVEALAPPILSAAYGVTARFAEGGHGPLIEIIGRHG, encoded by the coding sequence ATGACCCCCGAACTTGGCTTTTCCGACATCCATGTGCGCCTGGGGGACAAGCCCGTGCTGGAAGGCGTCTCCGCCGATCTGCGCCCGGGTGAGGTGACCGCCATCGTCGGCCCGAACGGCGCGGGCAAGTCGACCCTGCTGGCCTGCCTGGCGGGGTTGCGTCGTCCCGACCAGGGCCTGGCGCGGCTGAACGGCGTCGGCGTCCTGGAGGTCTCCGCCCGCGAGCGCGGCCGCCGCATCGGTTTTCTGCCTCAGTCGCCCGAGGTCGCCTGGGCGGTCGAGGCGCGCACCCTGGTGGGCCTGGGCCGCATTCCCTTCGCCGGCTCCTGGGGTCTGACCGCCGAGGACGAGGCCGCCGTGACGCGCGCTATGACCAAGGCCGACGTCACCCGGTTCGCCGCGCGCACCGTCACCACCCTGTCCGGCGGCGAGCTGGCCCGCGTGCTGATCGCCCGCGCCCTGGCGGGAGAGCCGCAATGGCTGCTGGCGGACGAGCCCCTGGCCGGCCTCGACCCGGGCCACCAGCTCGATGCCGCCGCCCTGTTCCGCGCCTTGGCGGACGAGGGGAAGGGGGTTGTCGTCACCCTGCACGACCTGCCCATGGCCATGAAGCTGGCCGACCGCGTCATCGTCCTGGCCGACGGCCGCATCCTGGCCGACGGCCCGCCGGTCGAGGCCTTGGCGCCGCCGATCCTGTCCGCCGCCTATGGGGTTACGGCGCGGTTCGCCGAGGGCGGCCACGGTCCGCTGATCGAGATCATCGGACGCCATGGCTGA
- a CDS encoding DUF2147 domain-containing protein, with the protein MAEPVTTDAFGVWRNPKDNVRVEIRPCGDAACGTVIWASPKAQAKARHAGTERLVGTQVLKNLELDERRGVWRGKVFVPELNRNFTGLAEPVDAGRLLAKGCVIGGLLCKSQVWTKVI; encoded by the coding sequence TTGGCTGAGCCCGTCACCACCGACGCGTTCGGCGTTTGGCGGAACCCCAAGGACAACGTGCGCGTCGAGATCCGGCCGTGCGGCGACGCCGCCTGCGGCACCGTGATCTGGGCGTCGCCCAAGGCGCAGGCAAAGGCGCGCCATGCCGGCACCGAACGGCTGGTCGGGACTCAGGTGCTCAAGAACCTCGAACTTGATGAACGCCGCGGCGTGTGGCGCGGCAAGGTCTTCGTCCCGGAACTGAACCGCAACTTCACCGGCCTGGCCGAGCCGGTTGACGCCGGGCGCCTGCTGGCCAAGGGCTGCGTCATCGGCGGTCTGCTCTGCAAGAGCCAGGTCTGGACCAAGGTCATCTGA
- a CDS encoding cobyric acid synthase yields MAALMIQGCGSDVGKSVLVAGLCRLFANRGLTVRPFKPQNMSNNAAVTADGGEIGRAQALQAIACRTPLTVHMNPVLLKPQSDVGAQVIVRGQIAGTWQARGYQERKAALLDVVLDSFRRLEAEADLVIVEGAGSPAEVNLRANDIANMGFAIAADVPVVLVGDIDRGHVIAALVGAHAVLDEADRAMIRGFVINKFRGDPTLFQDGRTEITARTGWPDLGMAPWLATAKALPAEDAVILDRAAAGKGGKVRILVPMLSRIANFDDFDPLRTEPSVDFAFVPPGTPLPGDADLVILPGTKATLTDLDFLRGQGWDIDLAAHLRRGGRVLGVCGGFQMLGRKVSDPEGIEGPPGEAEGLGLLDVETVLTGDKVLRPVAGRLADGDARFEGYEMHVGRTHGQGLQRPLLVFDDGAGEGAVSADGRVAGAYVHGLFNAGEVRAAFLAQLGAASTGADQAAAVDAALDEIAKMLERSLDISALARLAGLKDHP; encoded by the coding sequence TTGGCCGCGTTGATGATCCAGGGCTGCGGCTCGGACGTGGGCAAGTCGGTGCTGGTCGCCGGCCTTTGCCGCCTGTTCGCCAATCGCGGCCTCACCGTGCGGCCGTTCAAGCCGCAGAACATGTCCAACAACGCCGCCGTCACCGCCGACGGGGGCGAGATCGGCCGCGCCCAGGCCTTGCAGGCCATCGCCTGCCGCACGCCCCTGACCGTCCACATGAACCCCGTGCTGCTGAAGCCGCAGAGCGACGTCGGCGCCCAGGTGATCGTGCGTGGCCAGATCGCCGGGACCTGGCAGGCGCGCGGCTATCAGGAAAGGAAGGCCGCCCTGCTGGACGTGGTCCTCGACAGCTTCCGCCGGCTGGAGGCCGAAGCCGACCTGGTGATCGTCGAGGGGGCCGGCAGTCCGGCCGAGGTCAACCTGCGCGCCAACGACATCGCGAACATGGGCTTCGCCATCGCCGCCGACGTGCCGGTGGTGCTGGTCGGCGACATCGACCGTGGCCATGTGATCGCCGCCTTGGTCGGCGCCCACGCCGTGCTGGACGAGGCCGACCGGGCGATGATCCGCGGCTTCGTCATCAACAAGTTCCGGGGCGACCCGACCCTGTTCCAGGACGGGCGGACGGAGATCACCGCCCGCACGGGGTGGCCGGACCTGGGCATGGCGCCCTGGCTGGCGACGGCCAAGGCCCTGCCGGCCGAGGACGCCGTGATCCTGGACCGCGCGGCGGCGGGCAAGGGCGGCAAGGTGCGCATCCTTGTGCCCATGCTGTCGCGCATCGCCAATTTCGACGACTTCGATCCCCTGAGGACCGAGCCGTCCGTGGACTTCGCCTTCGTGCCTCCGGGCACGCCGCTGCCGGGCGACGCCGACCTCGTCATCCTTCCGGGGACCAAGGCGACCCTGACGGATCTGGACTTCCTGCGGGGGCAGGGGTGGGACATCGACCTGGCCGCCCACCTGCGCCGGGGCGGACGGGTGCTGGGCGTCTGCGGCGGCTTCCAGATGCTGGGCCGCAAGGTCTCTGATCCGGAGGGGATCGAGGGACCGCCGGGCGAGGCCGAGGGGCTGGGCCTGCTGGACGTCGAGACGGTGCTGACCGGCGACAAGGTGCTGCGTCCGGTCGCCGGCCGTCTGGCCGACGGCGACGCACGGTTCGAAGGCTACGAGATGCACGTCGGTCGCACCCATGGCCAGGGCCTGCAGCGGCCGCTGCTGGTGTTCGACGACGGCGCGGGCGAGGGGGCGGTCAGCGCCGACGGTCGTGTCGCCGGGGCCTATGTCCATGGCCTGTTCAATGCCGGCGAGGTGCGGGCGGCCTTCCTCGCCCAGCTCGGCGCGGCGTCCACGGGCGCGGACCAGGCCGCCGCCGTCGACGCGGCTCTGGACGAGATCGCCAAGATGCTGGAACGGTCGCTCGACATCTCCGCCCTGGCGCGGCTGGCCGGCCTCAAGGATCACCCATGA
- the cobT gene encoding nicotinate-nucleotide--dimethylbenzimidazole phosphoribosyltransferase, with protein sequence MTIAPLDLSREPQFRALIDGKAKPPGSLGQIEDLAVQLALIADRPDPDGEYALLLVFAGDHGLTESGVSAYPSEVTTAMVATFLADRASASAFARAAGAKVRVVDAGVASDLPEHERLIQAKVRKGTRNAAVEPALTAEEVEQALEHGARIARDVAAEGFDILMLGEMGIGNTASAALIMHRLTPAPLDACIGQGTGHTPEGMARKRAAIQQAADRSDAVAPLDVLAQFGGLEIVMMAGAILGAAQVRRPVVVDGFICTAAALAAVRIEPAVRDYLIFAHRSAEHGHALMLEALDARPLLNLDMRLGEGTGALLALPIIRAAARLLTDVASLDDVMAGRL encoded by the coding sequence ATGACCATCGCTCCCCTCGACCTGTCGCGTGAGCCGCAGTTCCGCGCCCTGATCGACGGCAAGGCCAAGCCGCCAGGCTCGCTTGGCCAGATCGAGGATCTGGCGGTCCAACTCGCCCTGATCGCCGACCGCCCGGACCCGGACGGGGAGTACGCCCTGCTGCTGGTCTTCGCCGGCGATCACGGCCTGACCGAGTCCGGCGTGTCGGCCTATCCGTCCGAAGTGACCACGGCCATGGTCGCGACCTTCCTAGCCGACCGCGCCAGCGCCAGCGCCTTCGCCCGCGCTGCGGGGGCCAAGGTGCGCGTGGTCGACGCCGGGGTAGCCAGCGACCTGCCGGAGCATGAGCGCCTGATCCAGGCCAAGGTGCGCAAGGGGACGCGCAACGCCGCCGTCGAGCCGGCCCTGACGGCCGAGGAGGTGGAGCAGGCCCTCGAACACGGCGCCCGGATCGCCCGCGACGTGGCGGCCGAGGGTTTCGACATCCTGATGCTGGGCGAGATGGGCATCGGCAACACCGCCTCAGCCGCCCTGATCATGCACCGCCTGACCCCCGCCCCGCTGGACGCCTGCATCGGTCAAGGAACCGGCCATACGCCGGAAGGCATGGCCCGCAAGCGCGCCGCGATCCAGCAGGCCGCCGACCGTTCCGACGCTGTCGCGCCGCTCGACGTCCTGGCGCAGTTCGGCGGGCTGGAGATCGTCATGATGGCGGGCGCCATTCTCGGCGCGGCGCAGGTGCGGCGGCCCGTGGTGGTCGATGGCTTCATCTGCACGGCGGCGGCCCTGGCGGCGGTGCGGATCGAGCCGGCCGTCCGCGACTACCTGATCTTCGCCCATCGCTCCGCCGAGCACGGACACGCCCTGATGCTTGAAGCGTTGGACGCCCGGCCGCTGCTGAACCTGGACATGCGGCTGGGGGAGGGGACCGGCGCCCTATTGGCCCTGCCTATCATACGCGCCGCCGCTCGGCTGCTGACCGACGTGGCCAGCCTCGACGACGTGATGGCGGGGCGGCTCTAG
- a CDS encoding FecCD family ABC transporter permease — MTLKQPPARLYAGLGIALLILFVASLFVGRVWAPLSAFVDRGDPRWPIIFDLRLPRTILGMAVGAALGASGAVMQGYTRNPLAAPDILGVSSLAALGAVITLYFSMGEASFWALPIGAMIGAVAGVLLLLLLAGAASSIVTFILAGAILQIIASAGVSLALSLAPNPWAVSEIINWLLGSLADRSIDEVRFAVPFISLGLVLMLTLTRPLDALTLGDVGARSLGVDLNRARLMLALGVGLAVGASTAVTGMIGFVGLMTPHLLRPFVGSRPGALILPSAIGGAVIVLAADIVVRLIPAAAEVKLGVAMAAIGGPFFLALLIRLRRRIA; from the coding sequence ATGACGCTCAAACAGCCGCCCGCTCGGCTCTATGCCGGCCTGGGGATCGCCCTCCTGATCCTCTTCGTCGCCAGCCTGTTCGTGGGCAGGGTCTGGGCGCCCCTGAGCGCCTTCGTCGATCGCGGCGACCCCCGGTGGCCGATCATCTTCGACCTGCGCCTGCCGCGCACCATCCTGGGAATGGCGGTCGGCGCGGCGCTCGGCGCCAGCGGCGCCGTGATGCAGGGCTATACCCGCAACCCGCTGGCCGCGCCGGACATCCTTGGCGTTTCCTCCCTGGCCGCGCTCGGGGCGGTGATCACCCTCTATTTCAGCATGGGCGAGGCGTCGTTCTGGGCCCTGCCGATCGGCGCCATGATCGGCGCGGTGGCGGGCGTCCTGCTGCTTCTGCTGCTGGCCGGCGCCGCATCCAGCATCGTGACCTTCATCCTGGCCGGCGCGATCCTGCAGATCATCGCCTCCGCCGGGGTCTCCCTGGCCCTGTCCTTGGCGCCCAACCCCTGGGCGGTCAGCGAGATCATCAACTGGCTGCTGGGCTCACTCGCCGATCGGAGCATTGATGAGGTTCGCTTCGCCGTGCCGTTCATCAGCCTGGGGCTGGTCCTGATGCTGACCCTGACCCGTCCGCTGGACGCCCTGACCCTGGGCGACGTCGGCGCCCGGTCGCTGGGCGTGGACCTGAACCGCGCGCGCCTGATGCTGGCGCTCGGCGTCGGCCTCGCCGTCGGCGCCAGCACGGCGGTGACCGGCATGATCGGCTTCGTCGGCCTGATGACGCCGCACCTGCTGCGGCCGTTCGTGGGTTCGCGGCCGGGCGCGCTGATCTTGCCCAGCGCCATCGGCGGGGCGGTGATCGTCCTCGCCGCCGACATCGTCGTCCGCCTCATCCCCGCCGCGGCCGAGGTGAAGCTCGGCGTCGCCATGGCCGCCATCGGCGGGCCGTTCTTCCTCGCCCTGCTCATCCGCCTGCGCCGGAGGATCGCATGA
- the cbiB gene encoding adenosylcobinamide-phosphate synthase CbiB: MADTLLVLGAALVEGLVGYPDRLHRRLPHPVAWLGAAIDCCERRWNDPSRPEQSRRLLGVATVLLVAGGAALVGALLHNLLGEAYLGVLLLMILGSLGLAARSLYDHVAAVLKATDLDAARAAVGRIVGRDTDALDEAGVAAAALESLAESFCDGFVAPMFWFLVGGLGGLFAYKAVNTADSMIGHREERWRAFGWFAARTDDVMNWIPARIAGALVALAAGGGWRAMFRDARKHASPNAGWPEAAMAGGLGVRLGGDATYDGAAHQRPIFGDGPAPAMADLKRGLGVYLRACAILAAMLLVGGLAWPR; encoded by the coding sequence ATGGCTGACACGCTGCTGGTCCTTGGCGCGGCCCTCGTCGAGGGGCTGGTCGGCTATCCGGACCGGCTGCACAGGCGGCTGCCCCATCCCGTCGCCTGGCTGGGCGCGGCTATCGATTGCTGCGAGCGGCGCTGGAACGATCCCTCACGGCCGGAACAGTCCCGCCGCCTGCTCGGTGTCGCCACGGTGCTGCTGGTCGCCGGCGGCGCGGCGCTGGTCGGGGCGCTGCTGCACAACCTGCTGGGCGAAGCCTACCTGGGCGTCCTGCTCCTTATGATCCTGGGTTCACTCGGACTGGCCGCCCGCAGCCTCTACGACCACGTCGCCGCCGTCTTGAAGGCGACCGATCTCGACGCCGCCCGCGCCGCCGTCGGCCGTATCGTCGGTCGTGACACCGATGCGCTGGACGAGGCGGGCGTCGCCGCCGCGGCGCTGGAAAGCCTGGCCGAGAGCTTCTGCGACGGCTTCGTGGCGCCGATGTTCTGGTTCCTGGTCGGCGGCCTGGGCGGTCTGTTCGCCTACAAAGCGGTCAACACCGCCGACAGCATGATCGGCCATCGGGAGGAACGCTGGCGCGCCTTCGGCTGGTTCGCGGCCCGCACCGACGACGTCATGAACTGGATCCCCGCCCGTATAGCCGGCGCCCTGGTCGCCCTGGCGGCGGGGGGAGGGTGGCGCGCCATGTTTCGCGACGCCCGCAAGCACGCCTCGCCCAACGCCGGCTGGCCCGAGGCCGCCATGGCCGGGGGGCTGGGCGTCCGCCTTGGCGGCGACGCGACCTATGACGGCGCGGCGCACCAGCGACCGATCTTCGGCGATGGTCCCGCGCCCGCCATGGCCGATCTGAAACGCGGACTTGGCGTCTACCTGCGAGCCTGTGCGATCCTGGCGGCGATGTTGCTGGTCGGAGGCCTCGCTTGGCCGCGTTGA
- the egtB gene encoding ergothioneine biosynthesis protein EgtB, protein MSPLDDAVRFAAHSSGGASALDRYLKVRRATEALAAPLTAEDQSAQSMPDASPAKWHLAHTTWFFETFILAEKGPGYRPFDALYSYLFNSYYEALGPRQPRPQRGLLTRPAASEIIDYRRHVDAAMTRLLQDFDPALEPLLALGLAHEEQHQELMLMDVLHLFSNSPLDPAYARGRLVGEAKAEPLGFVAFEGGLVQIGHDGRGFAFDNEGPRHKVYLEPFELADRAVTNGEWLAFMDDGGYRRPEFWLSDGWAKVQAELWEAPLYWRRAGGGWKAMTLRGLAPLDPAAPVVHVSYFEAAAYAAWAGARLPTEAEWEHAAASAKVDGGDLSSGALNPRPAPAGPGLRQMFGDVWEWTASAYAAYPGFEPGPGAVGEYNGKFMSGQMVLRGGACVTPQGHVRASYRNFYYPHQRWMFSGLRLARDARRKAEPAPELSTFERDVIAGLSASPKTLPPKYFYDAEGSRLFEAICETPEYYPTRTETALLKEIAPELAAAIPDGAALVEFGSGASVKTRLLLDAAPHIAAYAPIDISPTALADAAEAIRADYPNLLVAPLMDDFTTALRLPPALGDRPRVGFFPGSTIGNFTPDEAAAFLRSARRLLGEGATFILGADQVKDEATLVAAYDDSAGVTAAFNKNVLARINHEAGGDFDLDGFEHLALWNALEQRMEMHLLSTGSQLAHAAGRGFRFAAGETIHTENAYKFTPQRVVDLAEQAGWRVDRQWISPAPAFGVFLLTAV, encoded by the coding sequence ATGAGCCCCCTCGACGACGCCGTCCGCTTCGCCGCCCACTCGTCCGGAGGCGCGAGCGCCCTCGACCGCTATCTGAAGGTCCGCCGCGCCACCGAGGCTCTGGCCGCACCCCTGACGGCCGAGGACCAGTCGGCCCAGTCGATGCCGGACGCCAGCCCCGCCAAGTGGCACTTGGCGCACACCACCTGGTTCTTCGAGACCTTCATCCTGGCGGAGAAGGGTCCCGGCTACCGGCCGTTCGACGCGCTCTACTCCTATCTGTTCAACTCCTATTACGAGGCGCTCGGTCCTCGTCAGCCCCGCCCGCAGCGCGGCCTGCTGACCCGCCCGGCGGCGTCCGAAATCATCGACTATCGCCGCCATGTCGACGCCGCCATGACCCGCCTGCTGCAGGACTTCGACCCCGCGCTCGAGCCGCTGCTGGCCCTGGGTCTGGCGCATGAGGAGCAGCACCAGGAGCTGATGCTCATGGACGTGCTGCACCTGTTCTCCAACTCGCCCCTCGATCCCGCCTATGCGCGCGGCCGGTTGGTGGGCGAGGCCAAGGCCGAACCGCTGGGCTTCGTCGCCTTCGAGGGCGGTCTGGTTCAGATCGGCCACGACGGTCGCGGCTTCGCCTTCGACAACGAAGGCCCGCGTCACAAGGTCTACCTGGAACCGTTCGAACTGGCGGACCGCGCCGTGACCAATGGCGAATGGCTGGCCTTCATGGATGACGGCGGCTACCGGCGGCCGGAATTCTGGCTGTCCGACGGTTGGGCCAAGGTCCAGGCCGAGCTGTGGGAAGCGCCGCTCTACTGGCGCCGCGCCGGCGGCGGCTGGAAGGCCATGACCCTGCGCGGTCTGGCTCCCCTCGATCCGGCCGCCCCGGTGGTCCATGTCAGCTACTTCGAGGCCGCCGCCTACGCCGCCTGGGCTGGCGCGCGCCTGCCTACGGAAGCGGAGTGGGAGCATGCCGCCGCCTCGGCCAAGGTCGATGGCGGCGACCTCTCGTCCGGCGCCCTGAACCCGCGTCCCGCGCCAGCCGGACCAGGGCTGCGCCAGATGTTCGGCGATGTCTGGGAATGGACCGCAAGCGCCTACGCCGCCTATCCCGGGTTCGAGCCCGGCCCCGGCGCGGTGGGCGAGTACAACGGCAAGTTCATGTCAGGCCAGATGGTCCTTCGCGGCGGCGCTTGCGTCACGCCGCAGGGCCATGTGCGCGCCAGCTACCGCAACTTCTACTATCCGCATCAGCGCTGGATGTTCTCCGGTCTGCGGCTGGCCCGCGATGCTCGCCGCAAGGCCGAGCCGGCGCCGGAACTGTCCACCTTCGAGCGTGACGTGATCGCGGGTCTTTCCGCGTCGCCCAAGACCCTGCCGCCGAAGTACTTCTACGACGCCGAAGGCTCGCGCCTGTTCGAGGCGATCTGCGAGACGCCGGAGTACTATCCGACCCGCACCGAGACGGCGCTGCTGAAAGAGATCGCCCCCGAACTGGCCGCCGCCATTCCCGACGGCGCGGCGCTGGTGGAGTTCGGCAGCGGCGCCAGCGTGAAGACCCGACTATTGCTGGACGCCGCGCCGCACATCGCCGCCTACGCTCCCATCGACATCAGCCCCACCGCACTGGCCGACGCGGCCGAGGCGATCCGCGCCGACTATCCGAACTTGCTCGTCGCTCCGTTGATGGACGACTTCACCACCGCCCTGCGCCTGCCGCCGGCCCTGGGCGATCGTCCGCGCGTCGGTTTCTTCCCGGGCTCGACCATCGGCAACTTCACGCCGGATGAGGCCGCCGCCTTCCTGCGCAGCGCCCGCCGTCTGCTGGGCGAGGGCGCGACCTTCATCCTCGGCGCCGATCAGGTGAAGGACGAGGCGACCCTGGTGGCCGCCTATGACGACAGCGCCGGCGTCACCGCGGCCTTCAACAAGAACGTCCTGGCGCGCATCAACCACGAGGCGGGCGGCGACTTCGACCTCGACGGCTTCGAGCACCTGGCCCTGTGGAACGCCCTGGAGCAGCGCATGGAGATGCACCTGCTCAGCACTGGCAGTCAGCTCGCCCACGCGGCCGGCCGCGGCTTCCGCTTCGCCGCGGGCGAGACCATCCACACCGAGAACGCGTACAAGTTCACGCCCCAGCGCGTGGTCGACCTGGCGGAGCAGGCTGGTTGGCGCGTCGATCGCCAGTGGATCAGCCCGGCTCCTGCCTTCGGTGTGTTCCTGCTGACGGCGGTCTGA